The Periplaneta americana isolate PAMFEO1 chromosome 2, P.americana_PAMFEO1_priV1, whole genome shotgun sequence genome has a window encoding:
- the LOC138693203 gene encoding gastrula zinc finger protein XlCGF57.1-like isoform X2, which yields MDLLKEETDCCGESTSWTAECYDVKQKIDPLSVVKCEAEDEPNTKPQVKSSSAVSGSEQILVKHEGDISEYLDVKIEAESSCNDQQSVLKEEENVDCNVDVMKSEVETSRCEGYHFMTVKPDDHAGSSQKTDDDETSPQFTHVWLGMKKDVTEDVSALPCTKRNTVLDSCTSIEKNAAVHNASERQLPRYPFLNEGHYGSSSSHSIPFNKPTRQRSEVGHTHVQGVTYKCDTCGEWFARKEEYLTHIRIHRLEYRFSCETCGKGFWTKSTYLAHVRIHTGEKPYSCDICEKSFRKSANLALHLRVHSGKKPFKCESCGKAFCRRMELVRHSRIHTGEKPYKCDFCGKGFAEIGNLTTHVRVHTGEKPYNCETCGKGFSKRGNLLTHARIHSGEKPFSCTVCDKNFSQYGHLSAHLRIHKRREALKAQYSLEAVADVENSKSSMD from the exons ATGGATCTCCTCAAAGAGGAAACTGATTGCTGTGGGGAATCCACTTCTTGGACTGCTGAATGTTACGATGTGAAACAGAAAATTGACCCACTTTCTGTGGTGAAGTGTGAGGCTGAG GATGAGCCGAACACGAAACCACAAGTAAAATCCTCATCTGCAGTGAGCGGTAGTGAACAGATCTTAGTGAAACATGAAGGGGATATCAGT GAATACTTGGATGTGAAAATTGAAGCAGAATCTTCTTGTAATGATCAACAAAGTGTTctaaaagaagaggagaatgttgAT tgTAATGTAGACGTTATGAAATCAGAAGTCGAAACCTCAAGATGTGAGGGTTACCACTTTATGACTGTGAAACCTGATGACCATGCTGGTTCGTCACAGAAGACAGATGATGAT gaGACATCTCCCCAGTTCACCCATGTATGGCTGGGGATGAAGAAGGATGTAACAGAAGATGTATCAGCCTTACCATG TACTAAAAGGAATACAGTGCTGGACAGTTGCACCAGCATTGAGAAAAATGCTGCTGTTCACAATGCTAGCGAACGGCAACTCCCAAGATATCCCTTTCTTAATGAAGGCCACTATGGAAGCAGTTCTTCGCATAGCATTCCTTTTAATAAACCCACAAGGCAGCGTAGTGAAGTTGGACATACTCATGTACAAGGTGTAACTTACAAATGTGATACCTGCGGGGAATGGTTTGCACGAAAAGAAGAATATCTGACTCACATACGGATTCATAGATTGGAATACCGCTTTAGTTGTGAAACGTGTGGGAAAGGGTTTTGGACGAAAAGCACTTACCTCGCTCATGTGCGTATTCACACTGGAGAAAAGCCTTATTCATGTGATATCTGTGAAAAGAGTTTTCGTAAAAGCGCAAATCTTGCACTTCATTTGCGTGTTCATTCTGGAAAGAAGCCCTTCAAGTGTGAGTCTTGCGGCAAGGCTTTTTgtagaagaatggaacttgttaGGCATTCACGTATACATACTGGTGAGAAACCCTACAAGTGTGACTTTTGTGGGAAAGGTTTTGCAGAAATTGGAAATCTTACTACCCACGTGAGAGTGCATACTGGTGAAAAGCCTTATAATTGTGAAACCTGTGGGAAAGGATTTTCAAAACGTGGAAACCTCCTTACTCATGCACGAATTCATTCAGGGGAGAAACCTTTCAGTTGTACAGTTTGTGATAAGAATTTTTCGCAATACGGTCATCTTTCGGCACATTTACGAATCCATAAAAGACGAGAGGCGCTAAAAGCTCAATATTCCTTGGAGGCAGTTGCAGATGTCGAAAATTCAAAGTCTTCCATGGATTAA
- the LOC138693208 gene encoding zinc finger protein 665-like isoform X2: protein MTTAEDDDVIGRCTQMRNEQNDVCENSVQNYDVVGQAEILADIPHEYNGHKEESTSPKEMKCEICGKSFNVQQYLENHRLTHSGEKPFECTICNKGFGQRHHLREHVSIHSDEKPYKCNSCNKSFVRKILLQRHTYSHTGEKPFQCNICLKSFARPGYVKAHMVIHSGDKPFKCDLCDKSFTTSKKINRHKALHTGEKAFECNICYKKFFTVTNLKTHNVVHTHEKPFKCDICSKDFKYMTSLKCHIPIHSNEKSLKCKFCDKTFTKVYLLKQHVRSHSGKKDCKCDTCGKIFSCVKHLDDHIRMHTDEKPFKCLICDKTFRRKQNIRIHMSSHTNEKPYKCDVCSKEFRIMNFLKAHQITHTEQKPFKCNICGKYFSSSRNLKAHELIHTGEKPYKCDICCKAFRHLHPFKKHTCFSKKL, encoded by the exons ATGACCACAGCAGAGGATGATGATGTAATAGGAAG GTGTACACAAATGCGGAATGAACAGAATGATGTCTGTGAGAATTCCGTACAAAACTACGATGTTGTGGGTCAAGCAGAAATCCTGGCAGATATCCCTCATGAATATAATGGTCACAAAGAAGAGTCTACAAGTCCGAAGGAAATGAAATGTGAAATTTGTGGAAAAAGTTTTAATGTGCAACAGTACCTCGAAAACCATAGACTTACACATTCAGGAGAAAAACCTTTCGAATGCACTATTTGTAATAAAGGATTTGGCCAGCGACATCATCTACGAGAACACGTGTCTATTCACTCAGATGAGAAACCATACAAGTGTAACagttgtaataaaagttttgtgcGAAAGATTCTTCTCCAGAGACACACATATTCTCACACAGGCGAAAAACCCTTTCAATGTAACATTTGTCTGAAGTCATTTGCGAGGCCTGGCTACGTAAAAGCTCATATGGTTATTCATTCAGGTGacaaaccattcaaatgtgattTATGCGACAAGAGTTTTACTACAAGCAAAAAGATCAATCGTCACAAGGCTTTACATACCGGAGAGAAGGCTTTTGAATGTAATATTTGTTATAAGAAGTTCTTTACTGTGACTAATTTAAAGACTCATAATGTTGTTCATACTCAtgagaagcctttcaaatgcgatataTGTAGTAAAGACTTCAAGTACATGACTTCTTTAAAATGTCACATACCTATTCACTCTAATGAGAAGTCCTTGAAATGCAAGTTTTGTGACAAGACTTTCACGAAGGTATACCTTTTGAAACAACATGTAAGAAGTCACTCTGGGAAAAAAGACTGTAAGTGTGATACATGTGGTAAAATATTCAGTTGTGTAAAGCATCTAGATGACCACATACGAATGCACACTGATGAGAAGCCATTCAAGTGCCTTATTTGTGACAAGACCTTTAGGAGAAAGCAAAATATACGTATTCATATGAGTTCTCACACAAATGAGAAACCATATAAGTGTGACGTTTGTAGTAAGGAGTTTAGGATTATGAACTTTCTTAAAGCGCACCAAATTACTCATACTGAGCAGAAACCgttcaaatgtaatatttgtgGAAAATATTTTAGTTCGTCTAGAAATCTGAAAGCACATGAACTAATTCACACTGGAGAAAAACCGTACAAATGCGACATATGTTGTAAGGCTTTTAGACATTTGCATCCTTTtaaaaagcatacgtgtttttcaAAGAAACTATAA
- the LOC138693208 gene encoding uncharacterized protein isoform X3, with protein sequence MEIALDTIKTEPESAALSTNEGEGKLSSMEGIFFKEEDVNGINAEPSDPSYGNVSDILCEKNEAHYQYSELKIEVYTNAE encoded by the exons ATGGAAA TTGCTTTGGATACGATTAAAACTGAACCGGAGAGCGCCGCATTGTCCACAAATGAAGGAGAGGGTAAACTTTCGTCAATG GAAGGAATTTTCTTCAAAGAAGAAGATGTTAATGGTATCAATGCTGAACCTTCTGATCCGAGCTATGGAAATGTATCTGATATTTTGTGTGAAAAGAATGAAGCTCACTATCAGTATTCGGAGTTGAAGATTGAG GTGTACACAAATGCGGAATGA
- the LOC138693203 gene encoding gastrula zinc finger protein XlCGF57.1-like isoform X1 has protein sequence MDLLKEETDCCGESTSWTAECYDVKQKIDPLSVVKCEAEDEPNTKPQVKSSSAVSGSEQILVKHEGDISEYLDVKIEAESSCNDQQSVLKEEENVDCNVDVMKSEVETSRCEGYHFMTVKPDDHAGSSQKTDDDETSPQFTHVWLGMKKDVTEDVSALPCSTKRNTVLDSCTSIEKNAAVHNASERQLPRYPFLNEGHYGSSSSHSIPFNKPTRQRSEVGHTHVQGVTYKCDTCGEWFARKEEYLTHIRIHRLEYRFSCETCGKGFWTKSTYLAHVRIHTGEKPYSCDICEKSFRKSANLALHLRVHSGKKPFKCESCGKAFCRRMELVRHSRIHTGEKPYKCDFCGKGFAEIGNLTTHVRVHTGEKPYNCETCGKGFSKRGNLLTHARIHSGEKPFSCTVCDKNFSQYGHLSAHLRIHKRREALKAQYSLEAVADVENSKSSMD, from the exons ATGGATCTCCTCAAAGAGGAAACTGATTGCTGTGGGGAATCCACTTCTTGGACTGCTGAATGTTACGATGTGAAACAGAAAATTGACCCACTTTCTGTGGTGAAGTGTGAGGCTGAG GATGAGCCGAACACGAAACCACAAGTAAAATCCTCATCTGCAGTGAGCGGTAGTGAACAGATCTTAGTGAAACATGAAGGGGATATCAGT GAATACTTGGATGTGAAAATTGAAGCAGAATCTTCTTGTAATGATCAACAAAGTGTTctaaaagaagaggagaatgttgAT tgTAATGTAGACGTTATGAAATCAGAAGTCGAAACCTCAAGATGTGAGGGTTACCACTTTATGACTGTGAAACCTGATGACCATGCTGGTTCGTCACAGAAGACAGATGATGAT gaGACATCTCCCCAGTTCACCCATGTATGGCTGGGGATGAAGAAGGATGTAACAGAAGATGTATCAGCCTTACCATG CAGTACTAAAAGGAATACAGTGCTGGACAGTTGCACCAGCATTGAGAAAAATGCTGCTGTTCACAATGCTAGCGAACGGCAACTCCCAAGATATCCCTTTCTTAATGAAGGCCACTATGGAAGCAGTTCTTCGCATAGCATTCCTTTTAATAAACCCACAAGGCAGCGTAGTGAAGTTGGACATACTCATGTACAAGGTGTAACTTACAAATGTGATACCTGCGGGGAATGGTTTGCACGAAAAGAAGAATATCTGACTCACATACGGATTCATAGATTGGAATACCGCTTTAGTTGTGAAACGTGTGGGAAAGGGTTTTGGACGAAAAGCACTTACCTCGCTCATGTGCGTATTCACACTGGAGAAAAGCCTTATTCATGTGATATCTGTGAAAAGAGTTTTCGTAAAAGCGCAAATCTTGCACTTCATTTGCGTGTTCATTCTGGAAAGAAGCCCTTCAAGTGTGAGTCTTGCGGCAAGGCTTTTTgtagaagaatggaacttgttaGGCATTCACGTATACATACTGGTGAGAAACCCTACAAGTGTGACTTTTGTGGGAAAGGTTTTGCAGAAATTGGAAATCTTACTACCCACGTGAGAGTGCATACTGGTGAAAAGCCTTATAATTGTGAAACCTGTGGGAAAGGATTTTCAAAACGTGGAAACCTCCTTACTCATGCACGAATTCATTCAGGGGAGAAACCTTTCAGTTGTACAGTTTGTGATAAGAATTTTTCGCAATACGGTCATCTTTCGGCACATTTACGAATCCATAAAAGACGAGAGGCGCTAAAAGCTCAATATTCCTTGGAGGCAGTTGCAGATGTCGAAAATTCAAAGTCTTCCATGGATTAA
- the LOC138693203 gene encoding zinc finger protein 501-like isoform X3, which translates to MDLLKEETDCCGESTSWTAECYDVKQKIDPLSVVKCEAEDEPNTKPQVKSSSAVSGSEQILVKHEGDISCNVDVMKSEVETSRCEGYHFMTVKPDDHAGSSQKTDDDETSPQFTHVWLGMKKDVTEDVSALPCSTKRNTVLDSCTSIEKNAAVHNASERQLPRYPFLNEGHYGSSSSHSIPFNKPTRQRSEVGHTHVQGVTYKCDTCGEWFARKEEYLTHIRIHRLEYRFSCETCGKGFWTKSTYLAHVRIHTGEKPYSCDICEKSFRKSANLALHLRVHSGKKPFKCESCGKAFCRRMELVRHSRIHTGEKPYKCDFCGKGFAEIGNLTTHVRVHTGEKPYNCETCGKGFSKRGNLLTHARIHSGEKPFSCTVCDKNFSQYGHLSAHLRIHKRREALKAQYSLEAVADVENSKSSMD; encoded by the exons ATGGATCTCCTCAAAGAGGAAACTGATTGCTGTGGGGAATCCACTTCTTGGACTGCTGAATGTTACGATGTGAAACAGAAAATTGACCCACTTTCTGTGGTGAAGTGTGAGGCTGAG GATGAGCCGAACACGAAACCACAAGTAAAATCCTCATCTGCAGTGAGCGGTAGTGAACAGATCTTAGTGAAACATGAAGGGGATATCAGT tgTAATGTAGACGTTATGAAATCAGAAGTCGAAACCTCAAGATGTGAGGGTTACCACTTTATGACTGTGAAACCTGATGACCATGCTGGTTCGTCACAGAAGACAGATGATGAT gaGACATCTCCCCAGTTCACCCATGTATGGCTGGGGATGAAGAAGGATGTAACAGAAGATGTATCAGCCTTACCATG CAGTACTAAAAGGAATACAGTGCTGGACAGTTGCACCAGCATTGAGAAAAATGCTGCTGTTCACAATGCTAGCGAACGGCAACTCCCAAGATATCCCTTTCTTAATGAAGGCCACTATGGAAGCAGTTCTTCGCATAGCATTCCTTTTAATAAACCCACAAGGCAGCGTAGTGAAGTTGGACATACTCATGTACAAGGTGTAACTTACAAATGTGATACCTGCGGGGAATGGTTTGCACGAAAAGAAGAATATCTGACTCACATACGGATTCATAGATTGGAATACCGCTTTAGTTGTGAAACGTGTGGGAAAGGGTTTTGGACGAAAAGCACTTACCTCGCTCATGTGCGTATTCACACTGGAGAAAAGCCTTATTCATGTGATATCTGTGAAAAGAGTTTTCGTAAAAGCGCAAATCTTGCACTTCATTTGCGTGTTCATTCTGGAAAGAAGCCCTTCAAGTGTGAGTCTTGCGGCAAGGCTTTTTgtagaagaatggaacttgttaGGCATTCACGTATACATACTGGTGAGAAACCCTACAAGTGTGACTTTTGTGGGAAAGGTTTTGCAGAAATTGGAAATCTTACTACCCACGTGAGAGTGCATACTGGTGAAAAGCCTTATAATTGTGAAACCTGTGGGAAAGGATTTTCAAAACGTGGAAACCTCCTTACTCATGCACGAATTCATTCAGGGGAGAAACCTTTCAGTTGTACAGTTTGTGATAAGAATTTTTCGCAATACGGTCATCTTTCGGCACATTTACGAATCCATAAAAGACGAGAGGCGCTAAAAGCTCAATATTCCTTGGAGGCAGTTGCAGATGTCGAAAATTCAAAGTCTTCCATGGATTAA
- the LOC138693220 gene encoding zinc finger protein 98-like isoform X4, whose product MNAIKTEPEIDFVSDNDDPNEEDCSPSLEEACHAYAVKEEVLSEVDEDFTEKPIHSHCDDNASNKDHETCKKSIECYSVTKDAQILQEQMHELCDPEDKAIGKKHLKCEICSKDFSTLRSLNKHRYIHSEETPFKCDVCGKTFPLLCYLRKHEANHFREKAYKCSFCDKSFVRVDHLGIHESTHSGENPFKCDVCGKAFPHIDFLRRHLIYHSDERPFKCDICMKSFKRSNHFKDHMLIHSEDKRFKCDICGKGFTTSYYYKGHMRVHDKDNVFKCNFCSKSFSYKRDVERHERIHTGDRPFKCDVCGKGFTQACTLKDHFRIHTGEKPFTCKICGDSFRNSKFLNRHLVKHTKGKV is encoded by the exons ATGAATGCGATTAAAACAGAACCTGAAATTGATTTCGTATCAGATAATGATGACCCAAATGAAGAAGACTGCAGTCCATCACTG gAAGAAGCATGTCACGCATATGCAGTTAAAGAGGAGGTGCTGTCTGAAGTGGATGAGGACTTTACAGAGAA GCCCATTCATTCTCATTGTGATGACAATGCGAGCAATAAAGACCATGAAACATGCAAGAAATCTATAGAATGCTACAGTGTAACAAAGGACGCACAAATACTTCAAGAACAAATGCATGAACTTTGTGACCCTGAAGATAAAGCTATTGggaagaagcatttgaaatgcgaaATTTGTAGTAAAGATTTTAGTACTCTGCGATCTCTCAACAAGCACAGATATATTCACTCAGAAGAGACACCATTTAAATGTGACGTTTGTGGTAAGACATTTCCTCTGCTCTGTTATCTTCGAAAACATGAAGCAAATCACTTTCGCGAGAAAGCTTACAAATGCAGCTTCTGTGACAAGAGTTTCGTACGAGTCGATCATCTTGGTATTCACGAATCAACTCACTCAGGGGAGaatcctttcaaatgtgatgtttgtggcaagGCTTTTCCACATATTGATTTTCTTCGGAGACATTTAATATACCACTCAGACGAgagacctttcaaatgcgatataTGTATGAAAAGTTTTAAACGGTCAAATCACTTCAAAGATCATATGCTAATTCATTCAGAAGACAAACGTTTTAAGTGTGATATTTGTGGGAAGGGATTTACTACCAGTTACTATTATAAAGGCCATATGAGGGTACATGATAAAGATAATGTctttaaatgtaatttctgttccaagAGTTTCTCATACAAGAGGGACGTGGAAAGACATGAGCGTATTCATACAGGAGATAGGCCTTTTAAATGCGACGTCTGTGGAAAGGGCTTCACACAGGCATGTACTTTGAAAGATCACTTCCGTATCCACACAGGGGAGAAGCCCTTTACATGCAAAATTTGTGGTGATTCTTTTAGGAATTCTAAGTTTCTTAACCGTCATTTAGTTAAACATACAAAGGGAAAGGTATAG
- the LOC138693220 gene encoding zinc finger protein 883-like isoform X3 — protein sequence MNAIKTEPEIDFVSDNDDPNEEDCSPSLIGNFLKVDVIEFKEEPYDQSYNDVLDVKREEKEESITYPLLNSKHEEEACHAYAVKEEVLSEVDEDFTEKPIHSHCDDNASNKDHETCKKSIECYSVTKDAQILQEQMHELCDPEDKAIGKKHLKCEICSKDFSTLRSLNKHRYIHSEETPFKCDVCGKTFPLLCYLRKHEANHFREKAYKCSFCDKSFVRVDHLGIHESTHSGENPFKCDVCGKAFPHIDFLRRHLIYHSDERPFKCDICMKSFKRSNHFKDHMLIHSEDKRFKCDICGKGFTTSYYYKGHMRVHDKDNVFKCNFCSKSFSYKRDVERHERIHTGDRPFKCDVCGKGFTQACTLKDHFRIHTGEKPFTCKICGDSFRNSKFLNRHLVKHTKGKV from the exons ATGAATGCGATTAAAACAGAACCTGAAATTGATTTCGTATCAGATAATGATGACCCAAATGAAGAAGACTGCAGTCCATCACTG AtaggaaattttttgaaagtggaTGTGATTGAATTCAAGGAAGAACCTTATGATCAGAGTTACAATGACGTATTAGACGTAAAAcgcgaagaaaaagaagaatccaTTACATATCCTTTATTGAATTCCAAACATGAG gAAGAAGCATGTCACGCATATGCAGTTAAAGAGGAGGTGCTGTCTGAAGTGGATGAGGACTTTACAGAGAA GCCCATTCATTCTCATTGTGATGACAATGCGAGCAATAAAGACCATGAAACATGCAAGAAATCTATAGAATGCTACAGTGTAACAAAGGACGCACAAATACTTCAAGAACAAATGCATGAACTTTGTGACCCTGAAGATAAAGCTATTGggaagaagcatttgaaatgcgaaATTTGTAGTAAAGATTTTAGTACTCTGCGATCTCTCAACAAGCACAGATATATTCACTCAGAAGAGACACCATTTAAATGTGACGTTTGTGGTAAGACATTTCCTCTGCTCTGTTATCTTCGAAAACATGAAGCAAATCACTTTCGCGAGAAAGCTTACAAATGCAGCTTCTGTGACAAGAGTTTCGTACGAGTCGATCATCTTGGTATTCACGAATCAACTCACTCAGGGGAGaatcctttcaaatgtgatgtttgtggcaagGCTTTTCCACATATTGATTTTCTTCGGAGACATTTAATATACCACTCAGACGAgagacctttcaaatgcgatataTGTATGAAAAGTTTTAAACGGTCAAATCACTTCAAAGATCATATGCTAATTCATTCAGAAGACAAACGTTTTAAGTGTGATATTTGTGGGAAGGGATTTACTACCAGTTACTATTATAAAGGCCATATGAGGGTACATGATAAAGATAATGTctttaaatgtaatttctgttccaagAGTTTCTCATACAAGAGGGACGTGGAAAGACATGAGCGTATTCATACAGGAGATAGGCCTTTTAAATGCGACGTCTGTGGAAAGGGCTTCACACAGGCATGTACTTTGAAAGATCACTTCCGTATCCACACAGGGGAGAAGCCCTTTACATGCAAAATTTGTGGTGATTCTTTTAGGAATTCTAAGTTTCTTAACCGTCATTTAGTTAAACATACAAAGGGAAAGGTATAG
- the LOC138693208 gene encoding zinc finger protein 665-like isoform X1 codes for MEIALDTIKTEPESAALSTNEGEGKLSSMEGIFFKEEDVNGINAEPSDPSYGNVSDILCEKNEAHYQYSELKIEEDSCDVESPKEQPIPEMTTAEDDDVIGRCTQMRNEQNDVCENSVQNYDVVGQAEILADIPHEYNGHKEESTSPKEMKCEICGKSFNVQQYLENHRLTHSGEKPFECTICNKGFGQRHHLREHVSIHSDEKPYKCNSCNKSFVRKILLQRHTYSHTGEKPFQCNICLKSFARPGYVKAHMVIHSGDKPFKCDLCDKSFTTSKKINRHKALHTGEKAFECNICYKKFFTVTNLKTHNVVHTHEKPFKCDICSKDFKYMTSLKCHIPIHSNEKSLKCKFCDKTFTKVYLLKQHVRSHSGKKDCKCDTCGKIFSCVKHLDDHIRMHTDEKPFKCLICDKTFRRKQNIRIHMSSHTNEKPYKCDVCSKEFRIMNFLKAHQITHTEQKPFKCNICGKYFSSSRNLKAHELIHTGEKPYKCDICCKAFRHLHPFKKHTCFSKKL; via the exons ATGGAAA TTGCTTTGGATACGATTAAAACTGAACCGGAGAGCGCCGCATTGTCCACAAATGAAGGAGAGGGTAAACTTTCGTCAATG GAAGGAATTTTCTTCAAAGAAGAAGATGTTAATGGTATCAATGCTGAACCTTCTGATCCGAGCTATGGAAATGTATCTGATATTTTGTGTGAAAAGAATGAAGCTCACTATCAGTATTCGGAGTTGAAGATTGAG GAAGATTCATGTGACGTAGAGTCACCTAAGGAGCAGCCAATTCCAGAAATGACCACAGCAGAGGATGATGATGTAATAGGAAG GTGTACACAAATGCGGAATGAACAGAATGATGTCTGTGAGAATTCCGTACAAAACTACGATGTTGTGGGTCAAGCAGAAATCCTGGCAGATATCCCTCATGAATATAATGGTCACAAAGAAGAGTCTACAAGTCCGAAGGAAATGAAATGTGAAATTTGTGGAAAAAGTTTTAATGTGCAACAGTACCTCGAAAACCATAGACTTACACATTCAGGAGAAAAACCTTTCGAATGCACTATTTGTAATAAAGGATTTGGCCAGCGACATCATCTACGAGAACACGTGTCTATTCACTCAGATGAGAAACCATACAAGTGTAACagttgtaataaaagttttgtgcGAAAGATTCTTCTCCAGAGACACACATATTCTCACACAGGCGAAAAACCCTTTCAATGTAACATTTGTCTGAAGTCATTTGCGAGGCCTGGCTACGTAAAAGCTCATATGGTTATTCATTCAGGTGacaaaccattcaaatgtgattTATGCGACAAGAGTTTTACTACAAGCAAAAAGATCAATCGTCACAAGGCTTTACATACCGGAGAGAAGGCTTTTGAATGTAATATTTGTTATAAGAAGTTCTTTACTGTGACTAATTTAAAGACTCATAATGTTGTTCATACTCAtgagaagcctttcaaatgcgatataTGTAGTAAAGACTTCAAGTACATGACTTCTTTAAAATGTCACATACCTATTCACTCTAATGAGAAGTCCTTGAAATGCAAGTTTTGTGACAAGACTTTCACGAAGGTATACCTTTTGAAACAACATGTAAGAAGTCACTCTGGGAAAAAAGACTGTAAGTGTGATACATGTGGTAAAATATTCAGTTGTGTAAAGCATCTAGATGACCACATACGAATGCACACTGATGAGAAGCCATTCAAGTGCCTTATTTGTGACAAGACCTTTAGGAGAAAGCAAAATATACGTATTCATATGAGTTCTCACACAAATGAGAAACCATATAAGTGTGACGTTTGTAGTAAGGAGTTTAGGATTATGAACTTTCTTAAAGCGCACCAAATTACTCATACTGAGCAGAAACCgttcaaatgtaatatttgtgGAAAATATTTTAGTTCGTCTAGAAATCTGAAAGCACATGAACTAATTCACACTGGAGAAAAACCGTACAAATGCGACATATGTTGTAAGGCTTTTAGACATTTGCATCCTTTtaaaaagcatacgtgtttttcaAAGAAACTATAA